In Marinitoga sp. 38H-ov, a genomic segment contains:
- a CDS encoding ATP-binding protein: MKKLPIGVQDYKKIIEGNYIYVDKTKYIYDLISSEVPIFLSRSRRFGKSLTVSTLYYIFKGEKELFKDTYIYDKWEFKEYPIIKLDMSDNMLTTYEDFIESLNEKMEKLYKSEDILPIKNNLPTQFGNLIEELNKKYKERVVILIDEYEAPILEHLNNKEEAEKVRRFLREFYKKIKTKDEYIKFVFITGITKFTKTGVFSALNNLNDISLNKKYSQMLGYTQEELENYFNEHIKETSKEMGISEEELLKGLKEYYNGFSFDGEHYVYNPFSILKFFEEKEFKNYWFESGSPSFLYEYIKNRKITYEDLVKDTVSAMDFSTREIEDANANIFFTQAGYLTFKGIKKLGLKKKYILDYPNIEVKSSFSRLILEANYGLKGLDEAENIIYEKIYNNDIKGLIEEIKKVISAIPYNLHQKEERYYHSLIFAILAIAGLNVRAEEMTNLGRSDVVLEFNESVYIFEAKLDKSAEEAIKQIKEKKYYEKYKGKEIYLIGINVNSEKRNIEDYIIEKGTSLREGV; the protein is encoded by the coding sequence ATGAAAAAATTGCCAATAGGAGTTCAAGATTATAAAAAAATAATTGAAGGTAATTATATATATGTAGATAAAACTAAATACATATATGATTTAATTAGTTCAGAAGTGCCGATATTCTTATCCAGATCAAGGAGATTTGGAAAGAGTTTAACAGTTTCAACATTGTATTATATATTCAAAGGAGAAAAAGAATTATTCAAAGATACATATATATATGACAAATGGGAATTTAAGGAGTATCCAATAATAAAACTGGACATGTCTGATAACATGCTAACAACATATGAAGATTTTATAGAATCATTAAATGAAAAAATGGAAAAATTATATAAAAGTGAAGATATACTTCCTATAAAAAATAATCTACCCACACAATTTGGAAATTTAATAGAAGAATTAAATAAAAAATATAAAGAAAGAGTAGTAATATTAATAGATGAATATGAAGCGCCAATATTAGAACATTTAAACAACAAAGAAGAAGCAGAGAAAGTAAGAAGATTTCTAAGAGAATTCTATAAAAAAATAAAAACAAAAGATGAATACATAAAATTTGTATTCATAACAGGGATAACCAAATTCACAAAAACAGGAGTATTCTCTGCATTAAACAATTTAAACGATATATCATTAAACAAAAAATACTCACAGATGTTAGGATATACACAGGAAGAACTCGAAAATTATTTCAACGAACACATAAAAGAAACATCAAAAGAAATGGGAATAAGTGAAGAAGAATTATTAAAAGGATTAAAAGAGTATTATAATGGATTTTCATTTGATGGAGAACATTATGTATATAATCCATTCTCAATATTGAAATTCTTTGAAGAAAAAGAATTTAAAAATTACTGGTTTGAAAGTGGATCGCCATCATTCTTATACGAATACATAAAAAACAGAAAGATAACCTATGAAGACTTAGTAAAAGACACAGTAAGTGCAATGGATTTCTCGACAAGAGAAATAGAAGATGCAAATGCAAATATATTCTTCACACAGGCAGGATATTTAACATTTAAAGGGATAAAAAAATTAGGATTAAAAAAGAAATATATACTTGATTATCCAAACATAGAAGTAAAAAGTAGTTTCTCAAGATTGATATTAGAAGCAAACTATGGATTAAAAGGATTAGATGAAGCAGAAAACATAATATATGAAAAAATATACAACAATGATATAAAAGGATTAATAGAAGAAATAAAAAAAGTAATAAGTGCAATACCGTATAATCTACATCAAAAAGAAGAAAGATATTATCACTCATTAATATTTGCAATACTGGCAATAGCAGGATTAAATGTAAGAGCAGAAGAAATGACAAATTTAGGAAGAAGCGATGTAGTATTGGAATTTAATGAAAGTGTATATATCTTTGAAGCAAAACTGGACAAAAGTGCAGAAGAGGCAATAAAACAGATAAAAGAGAAGAAATACTATGAAAAATACAAAGGAAAAGAAATATATCTCATAGGAATAAATGTAAATTCAGAAAAAAGGAATATAGAGGATTATATTATTGAAAAAGGCACTTCGCTTCGCGAAGGGGTTTAG
- a CDS encoding ATP-dependent helicase, producing the protein MEDKVFNIKKSEYVIPEFFKEELDEEQLNAVVNSSGRSLIIAGPGSGKTRVITYKIAYLLSQGINPENILLVTFTRASAKEMIERVKNVTNIDTSSLTAGTFHHVCNMILRRYAKVLGYDNNFSILDSEDSKDLMRIAKNEYKGNITKEEAKQIPNEGVILKIVGYAANTIKSLREAILDVAPYLIDYEEDIEKIYINYIELKQKINAMDYDDMLINTLRLLENNEDIRNHVASKYKWVLVDEFQDTSLVQLRIVEFLSSVHKNLIVVGDDSQSIYSFRGSRFENVEDFQNHKDVKLFKIQTNYRSVPEIVELENYLIPTHSIPKKLKPFRSSYNSKPKIVKTYDELEQADFVVQLIENKFDEGISPEDIAILYRSHSLSMTLQQKLDANKISYKLLSGKRFIETRHIKDIMAFLKIIANPFDNISWSRVLKLFPGIGQKTMTKITNEFYANLMEYTTPYDAFEHINLKKYPKLKDIILYLYENETENPQDLIDYIYLEFYREYLELNFKDAYSRKLDVERLSEIASRYDTLDKFLEELALSENIEIQGAEKDRKTEKITLTTVHGAKGLEWKVVIIISVNPGDFPNGMALKEKKIDEEERLFYVAVTRAKDELYIVKQLTGTTKPYYGNSFYMRQKLPDFTDKIPKRLVEYWKIGYTE; encoded by the coding sequence ATGGAAGATAAAGTGTTTAATATTAAAAAAAGTGAATATGTTATCCCAGAATTTTTTAAAGAAGAATTAGATGAAGAACAATTAAATGCTGTAGTTAACTCAAGCGGAAGGTCTTTAATAATAGCTGGCCCGGGTTCGGGAAAAACCCGGGTCATTACATATAAAATAGCTTATTTATTATCTCAAGGAATAAATCCAGAAAATATATTACTTGTTACTTTTACAAGAGCTTCTGCTAAAGAAATGATAGAAAGAGTTAAAAATGTTACTAATATAGATACTTCTTCATTAACCGCTGGGACATTTCATCATGTATGTAACATGATCCTTAGGAGATATGCAAAAGTATTAGGATACGATAATAATTTTTCTATTCTTGACTCAGAAGATTCAAAAGATTTAATGAGAATTGCAAAAAATGAATACAAAGGAAATATAACAAAAGAAGAAGCTAAACAAATTCCAAATGAGGGAGTCATATTAAAAATTGTAGGTTATGCTGCCAATACAATTAAATCTTTGAGAGAAGCTATTTTAGATGTTGCCCCTTATTTAATAGATTATGAGGAAGATATTGAAAAAATCTATATAAATTATATAGAACTTAAGCAAAAAATAAATGCTATGGATTATGACGATATGCTTATTAATACATTGAGATTATTAGAAAACAACGAGGATATTAGAAATCATGTTGCCTCAAAATATAAATGGGTTTTAGTAGATGAATTTCAGGATACCAGTTTAGTACAATTACGAATAGTCGAGTTTTTATCAAGTGTTCATAAAAATCTTATTGTAGTTGGTGATGATTCTCAAAGTATATACTCTTTTAGAGGTTCCAGATTTGAAAATGTCGAAGATTTTCAAAATCACAAAGATGTGAAATTATTTAAAATACAAACAAATTATAGGAGCGTTCCAGAAATAGTTGAACTTGAAAATTACTTAATACCAACACATTCAATACCCAAAAAATTAAAACCTTTTAGATCATCTTATAATTCTAAACCCAAAATAGTCAAAACTTATGATGAATTAGAACAGGCGGATTTTGTTGTTCAATTGATAGAAAATAAATTTGATGAAGGAATATCACCAGAAGATATTGCAATATTATATCGTTCTCATAGTTTATCAATGACATTACAACAAAAATTAGATGCAAATAAAATATCTTATAAATTATTATCAGGAAAAAGATTTATAGAAACAAGGCATATTAAAGATATCATGGCTTTTTTAAAAATAATTGCTAACCCGTTTGACAATATTTCATGGTCAAGAGTGTTAAAATTATTCCCTGGTATAGGTCAAAAAACTATGACAAAAATCACAAATGAATTTTATGCTAATTTAATGGAATACACCACACCTTATGATGCATTTGAGCATATTAATTTAAAAAAATATCCCAAACTAAAAGATATTATATTATATCTCTATGAAAATGAAACAGAAAATCCACAGGATTTAATAGACTATATTTATCTTGAGTTTTACAGAGAATATCTTGAATTAAATTTCAAAGACGCTTATTCAAGAAAACTCGATGTAGAAAGATTATCTGAAATTGCTTCAAGATATGATACTTTAGATAAATTTCTTGAAGAATTAGCCTTAAGTGAAAATATAGAAATTCAGGGAGCAGAAAAGGATAGGAAAACTGAAAAGATTACACTTACAACAGTTCATGGAGCAAAAGGGCTTGAATGGAAAGTTGTTATTATAATTTCTGTAAACCCTGGCGATTTTCCAAATGGAATGGCTTTAAAAGAAAAGAAAATAGATGAAGAAGAAAGACTATTCTATGTTGCAGTAACCCGGGCAAAAGACGAGCTTTATATAGTTAAGCAATTAACCGGCACAACAAAACCCTATTATGGAAATTCCTTTTATATGAGACAAAAACTTCCAGATTTTACAGACAAAATTCCCAAAAGACTTGTAGAATATTGGAAAATTGGTTATACTGAATAA
- a CDS encoding radical SAM protein translates to MGILIPEGIEENNYISILIKKLSENHLKKIKKIIPDIGFFVSDECNLNCQYCVVSKTQKNADNILNFPKAIKTIDYFFSEYEKHNKFNVNVSFTGGEPLLKFDIINEIVKYIESKYKNKFNITYAMNTNLTYINNDIIRFFKDYNFTIAISLDGNKQEHDKIRIFKNGTPSFNKIIKNIKKLNNEKIKLDVISLTLTKENLDLNIDEFIKLLKILNVKKLRVDPDMLELIDPDLDKLTNILLEFEKKANAHHIEIIGYWKKPYYNLFKSRNELGMAFCSPYNGEIVSIQNDGNISLCIYEDIYLDNINNLFNNKHWNWENYIDKLNKFWIENLKQCDGCELEGLCLGGCHLSQNNLSPKNREKICDFYKLITKKLIFYHSEAFIL, encoded by the coding sequence ATGGGAATTTTAATTCCTGAAGGAATAGAAGAAAATAATTATATATCAATTTTAATTAAAAAGTTATCAGAAAATCACTTAAAAAAAATTAAAAAAATTATACCAGACATAGGCTTTTTTGTATCCGATGAATGTAATTTAAATTGCCAATATTGCGTTGTCTCAAAAACACAAAAAAATGCGGATAATATTTTAAATTTTCCTAAAGCCATAAAAACTATTGATTATTTTTTTTCTGAATATGAAAAACATAACAAATTTAATGTAAATGTAAGTTTTACTGGTGGTGAACCTTTGCTGAAATTCGATATTATAAATGAGATAGTAAAATATATTGAATCAAAATATAAAAATAAGTTTAATATAACTTATGCTATGAATACAAACTTAACTTATATAAATAATGATATAATAAGGTTTTTTAAGGATTACAATTTTACTATTGCAATAAGTTTGGATGGAAACAAACAAGAACATGATAAAATTAGAATATTCAAAAATGGCACGCCTTCTTTTAATAAAATTATTAAAAATATAAAAAAACTAAATAATGAAAAAATAAAATTAGATGTAATTTCTTTGACTTTAACTAAAGAAAATTTGGATTTAAATATAGATGAATTTATAAAACTATTAAAAATTTTAAATGTAAAAAAATTGCGAGTTGATCCAGATATGCTTGAACTAATAGATCCAGATTTAGATAAATTAACTAATATATTACTAGAATTCGAAAAAAAAGCAAATGCACATCATATCGAAATAATAGGATATTGGAAGAAACCTTATTATAATTTGTTCAAAAGTAGAAATGAATTAGGAATGGCTTTTTGTTCTCCTTACAACGGTGAAATTGTAAGTATTCAAAATGATGGAAATATCAGTTTATGTATTTACGAAGATATTTATCTTGATAATATTAATAATTTATTCAATAATAAACATTGGAATTGGGAGAATTATATCGATAAATTAAATAAATTTTGGATAGAAAATTTAAAGCAATGTGATGGTTGTGAATTAGAAGGATTATGTTTAGGCGGTTGTCATCTTTCACAAAATAATTTATCTCCAAAAAATCGTGAAAAAATTTGTGATTTCTACAAATTGATAACCAAAAAATTAATTTTCTACCATTCGGAGGCTTTTATTTTATGA
- a CDS encoding MFS transporter produces MKKNKFLHFYIFSNNFTIGIYFSIITLYILNKGIRPEWIGYLASLKALITLLFEIPTGIFADYYGHKNSILLGFLFSIFSTILFITSNSLFYLILIFFLEGISNALLSGSSTAWLLETFTNSTKEYDDFFRKTNIWSLISKISGSLIGGYLFYLKVDYPIYLILFVKIILLSIFLIFAKISFKFNKRKKHLNFYIGFNNIKNSLFEIYKNKILFSIFTTSTVFILGINAIFIYWQPLFINKLNNNISYIVGYIYTLTTFSSILGSYLLKKLKKFNQHYLFFYSLIIGGVLLISTALIKNIILSLILYCGYNIILGITGPIRMTLINKNINENRALMLSLLSFFESSAIIFGGVLWGNIYKIVGYNLTIVISGFFIIVSSIPFLFLKQKFKKTQTDFN; encoded by the coding sequence ATGAAAAAAAATAAGTTTTTGCATTTTTATATTTTTAGCAATAATTTTACTATAGGAATATATTTTTCAATTATTACACTTTATATTTTAAATAAAGGAATTAGACCTGAATGGATTGGATATTTGGCTTCTCTCAAAGCTTTAATTACTCTTTTATTTGAAATACCTACAGGTATTTTTGCCGACTATTATGGACATAAAAATTCTATTCTTTTGGGTTTTTTGTTTTCTATATTTTCGACAATTTTATTTATTACTTCTAATTCTTTATTTTATTTAATTCTCATTTTTTTTCTCGAAGGTATTTCAAATGCCTTGTTATCTGGCTCATCAACAGCATGGTTACTTGAAACTTTTACTAATTCAACTAAGGAATATGATGATTTTTTTAGAAAAACTAACATTTGGAGTCTAATTTCGAAAATATCAGGTTCTTTAATAGGAGGTTATTTATTTTATTTAAAAGTAGACTATCCAATTTATCTTATCCTTTTTGTAAAAATAATTCTTTTGAGTATATTCTTAATATTTGCAAAAATATCATTTAAATTTAACAAAAGAAAAAAACATTTAAATTTTTATATTGGATTTAATAATATAAAAAATTCTCTATTTGAAATATATAAAAACAAAATTTTATTTTCAATATTTACAACATCAACTGTTTTTATATTAGGAATAAATGCCATATTCATTTATTGGCAGCCTTTATTCATAAATAAATTAAATAATAACATTTCATATATTGTGGGATATATTTATACTTTAACAACTTTTTCTAGTATTTTAGGTAGTTATTTACTAAAAAAACTTAAAAAGTTTAATCAGCATTATCTTTTCTTTTATTCATTAATAATAGGTGGTGTTTTATTGATCTCCACAGCACTTATAAAAAATATTATTTTATCTTTAATTCTCTATTGTGGATATAATATTATTTTAGGAATTACAGGACCTATCAGAATGACTTTGATTAATAAAAATATAAATGAAAATAGAGCTTTAATGCTTTCTTTATTGTCTTTTTTTGAAAGTTCAGCCATTATTTTTGGTGGAGTTTTATGGGGTAATATATATAAGATTGTAGGTTATAATTTAACTATTGTCATTTCAGGATTTTTCATTATCGTATCTTCAATTCCTTTTTTATTTCTCAAACAAAAATTTAAAAAAACTCAAACGGATTTTAATTAA
- the rpoD gene encoding RNA polymerase sigma factor RpoD codes for MAEKDIMKAIEEIGNLEIGDVDESKEFVEVKKKSKKSYKPPKPFEKIVKDLVKKAEKNNMILTYEDIDKILPSELDTELIERVYEALEKEGIMVDDGSQLDDESINEIEEIIESEGATTVELMDYLEDGETQVFDNMSLKDPIKVYLKEIGKIKLLTPQREKRLAKRAQEGNKKARDELIRANLRLVISIAKKYVGRGLSFLDLIQEGNIGLIKAVNKFDYKKGFKFSTYATWWIRQAITRAIADQARTIRIPVHMVETINKFNKIIREYLQEYGEYPSPEKLSELTGKPVEKVNEILLTARETISADSPLGASDEDDSTIGDFIADDSLDKPSEVAMKMLLREELEKILDTLQPREAMVLKMRYGLLDGKVKTLEEVGQYFNVTRERIRQIEVKALRKLRHPSRSSQLKELSSMLGKEL; via the coding sequence ATGGCAGAAAAAGATATTATGAAAGCTATTGAAGAGATTGGGAATTTAGAAATTGGCGATGTCGATGAGTCAAAGGAATTTGTCGAAGTAAAAAAGAAATCAAAGAAAAGTTATAAACCTCCAAAACCATTTGAAAAAATAGTAAAAGATTTAGTAAAAAAAGCAGAAAAAAATAATATGATATTAACATACGAAGATATAGATAAAATTCTTCCTTCAGAGTTGGATACAGAATTAATTGAAAGAGTATATGAAGCTTTAGAAAAAGAAGGAATAATGGTAGATGATGGATCTCAATTAGATGACGAAAGTATAAATGAAATTGAAGAAATCATAGAATCTGAAGGTGCAACTACTGTAGAATTAATGGATTATTTAGAAGATGGTGAAACTCAAGTATTTGATAATATGTCATTAAAAGATCCTATTAAAGTATATTTAAAAGAAATAGGGAAAATAAAATTATTAACTCCTCAAAGAGAAAAAAGACTTGCAAAAAGAGCACAAGAAGGAAATAAAAAAGCTAGAGATGAATTAATAAGAGCAAATTTAAGGCTTGTTATTTCTATTGCAAAAAAGTATGTTGGAAGAGGACTATCTTTCTTAGATTTAATTCAAGAAGGAAATATAGGATTAATTAAAGCCGTTAATAAATTTGACTATAAAAAAGGATTTAAATTTAGCACATACGCTACATGGTGGATTAGACAAGCAATTACACGTGCTATTGCTGATCAAGCTAGAACAATTAGAATACCTGTTCATATGGTAGAAACTATAAATAAATTTAATAAAATTATAAGAGAGTATCTACAAGAATACGGAGAATATCCTTCACCAGAAAAATTATCAGAATTAACAGGAAAACCTGTTGAAAAAGTTAACGAAATATTATTAACTGCTAGAGAAACTATATCAGCTGATTCACCTTTAGGTGCTTCTGATGAAGATGATTCTACTATTGGTGATTTTATTGCTGATGATTCTTTAGACAAACCTTCTGAAGTTGCTATGAAAATGTTATTAAGAGAAGAATTAGAAAAGATTTTAGATACATTGCAACCAAGAGAAGCTATGGTATTGAAAATGAGATATGGTCTCCTAGATGGTAAAGTAAAAACATTAGAAGAAGTTGGTCAATACTTTAATGTAACAAGAGAAAGAATTAGACAAATTGAAGTTAAAGCTCTTAGAAAATTAAGACATCCAAGTAGAAGTTCTCAATTAAAAGAATTAAGTTCCATGCTAGGTAAAGAATTATAA
- a CDS encoding DUF4350 domain-containing protein, whose product MKKLFLLFMILLMVILSFSSNIVSISDARQLKDLQTVVIRGIVTVEPGPFDVNIIFLQDETAGINLYFRGGEFKDVKRGDLVEARGYIWTHRNNTELVLESDNNRHYFKILSRNNKLPEPLEIKTKEIDNNDYEGLLVKAKGKIVEIDKFDMRKIYIDDGSGKGMVFIRENTGITPALFKVGINMEVIGVLGQYMTIHELWPRNMEDIIVDDLFPPEVKTYAVKDNSIIVEFNEPLNEQSIIANKSVRILKGNIMNVELLRNNTILKINLETVPDEFKLVLRTISDKSGNKTGMIIIPMNKIEDSYSNKILFDNNHGQTAGNADWVINGGYSDFADASKELGLKVDEIKEDIDEYILEMYKILVIPEPNKPFKEEEMSAILNFVKSGGSLFIIADHGNSDRNGNGWDSPRIFNTFVEEFGFKFVGDDLEEAPLKYVYDHEITQGIKNIGVWNGTSIEILKDNVKVLIANSENKPYMVVTNYGKGKVVAIGDSSPFDDGTGDSGDILHNGWQWGDDAQLAINTIKYLMK is encoded by the coding sequence ATGAAAAAACTATTTTTATTATTTATGATTTTGCTTATGGTTATTTTATCTTTTTCATCTAATATAGTAAGTATTTCAGATGCAAGACAATTAAAGGATTTACAAACTGTAGTTATACGAGGAATAGTTACAGTAGAACCAGGACCTTTTGATGTAAATATTATCTTTTTGCAAGATGAAACTGCTGGTATTAATTTGTATTTTAGAGGTGGAGAATTTAAAGATGTTAAAAGAGGGGATTTAGTAGAAGCACGTGGTTATATATGGACACATAGAAATAATACCGAACTAGTTTTAGAAAGTGATAATAATAGGCATTATTTTAAAATATTATCTAGAAATAATAAATTACCAGAACCATTAGAAATAAAAACCAAAGAAATAGATAATAATGATTATGAAGGATTATTAGTTAAAGCAAAAGGTAAAATTGTTGAAATTGATAAATTTGATATGAGGAAAATATATATAGATGATGGTAGTGGAAAAGGTATGGTGTTTATTAGAGAAAATACAGGAATAACCCCTGCATTATTTAAAGTAGGAATTAATATGGAAGTAATAGGTGTTTTAGGCCAATATATGACTATTCATGAATTATGGCCTAGAAATATGGAAGATATAATAGTAGATGATTTATTTCCACCAGAAGTTAAAACATATGCAGTAAAAGATAATTCAATTATTGTAGAATTTAATGAACCACTTAATGAACAAAGTATTATAGCTAATAAGTCTGTTAGAATACTAAAAGGCAATATAATGAATGTTGAATTATTGAGAAATAATACTATACTAAAAATAAATTTAGAAACAGTACCGGATGAGTTTAAATTAGTATTAAGAACCATATCAGATAAAAGTGGAAATAAAACAGGTATGATAATAATACCTATGAATAAAATCGAAGATAGTTATAGTAATAAGATATTATTTGATAATAATCATGGACAAACAGCTGGAAATGCTGATTGGGTAATTAATGGAGGTTATTCTGATTTTGCAGATGCTTCAAAAGAATTAGGTTTAAAAGTTGATGAAATAAAAGAAGATATTGATGAATATATCCTTGAAATGTATAAGATATTAGTTATTCCAGAACCAAATAAACCATTTAAAGAAGAAGAAATGTCTGCAATATTGAATTTTGTTAAAAGTGGAGGATCATTATTTATCATTGCTGATCACGGTAATTCAGATAGAAATGGAAATGGTTGGGATTCTCCAAGAATATTTAATACATTTGTAGAGGAATTTGGATTTAAATTTGTTGGAGATGATTTAGAAGAAGCGCCTTTAAAATATGTATATGATCATGAAATTACTCAAGGAATTAAAAATATAGGAGTTTGGAATGGAACTTCTATTGAAATATTAAAAGATAATGTAAAAGTTTTGATTGCCAACTCTGAAAATAAACCATATATGGTAGTTACTAATTATGGAAAAGGAAAAGTAGTCGCAATTGGAGATAGTTCACCATTTGATGACGGAACTGGAGATTCAGGAGATATTTTACATAATGGTTGGCAATGGGGAGATGATGCACAACTTGCAATAAATACAATTAAATATTTAATGAAATAA
- a CDS encoding metallophosphoesterase, whose product MLNLNKQKIFILFIFLIGIISIFKISYPFIKDSDENLIFQNTNLVKNNVTSDDYTFVVLGDNKNSISTFNKIIQQINNDNSVKFVINTGDMVFDSNPIKYDFFLKQLKNLNKPMLPVFGNHDVADGGVGRYIDIFGPLYYSFNLKNSYFIMLNNSNEEELDPWQMNWLKDELEKSKNYKYTFVFMHVPIYDPRKDINNQPGHSLKNLSNAEELLNLLNNYDITQIFFGHIHGYYIGKWKNVPYTVTGGAGAELVGKNPDHDFYHYIKVHVNDNNVSYELVKLDSPDFNFIDRVFAVYTYTLTLSLISGLYYF is encoded by the coding sequence ATGCTTAATTTAAATAAACAAAAAATATTTATACTATTTATTTTTCTAATAGGAATTATTTCGATTTTTAAAATCTCATATCCATTTATAAAAGATAGCGATGAAAATCTGATATTTCAGAATACTAATTTAGTCAAAAACAATGTAACTTCTGATGATTATACTTTTGTTGTTCTTGGAGATAACAAAAACTCTATATCTACTTTTAATAAAATTATTCAACAAATAAATAATGATAATTCTGTTAAATTTGTTATTAATACAGGAGATATGGTTTTTGATAGTAACCCTATAAAATATGATTTTTTCTTAAAACAACTCAAAAATTTAAATAAACCTATGTTACCTGTATTTGGTAATCATGATGTCGCAGATGGCGGAGTTGGTAGATATATTGATATATTTGGACCATTATATTATTCATTCAATTTAAAAAACTCCTATTTTATAATGTTAAATAATTCAAATGAAGAAGAATTAGATCCATGGCAAATGAATTGGTTAAAAGACGAATTGGAAAAATCTAAAAATTATAAATATACTTTCGTTTTTATGCATGTCCCTATATATGATCCTAGAAAGGATATTAATAATCAACCTGGGCATTCATTAAAAAATTTATCTAATGCAGAAGAATTGTTAAATCTTCTGAACAACTATGATATAACTCAAATATTTTTTGGACATATTCACGGTTATTACATAGGCAAATGGAAAAATGTTCCCTATACGGTAACTGGCGGCGCGGGTGCAGAATTGGTGGGTAAGAATCCTGATCATGATTTTTACCATTATATTAAAGTCCATGTGAACGATAATAATGTTTCATATGAGTTAGTTAAACTAGATTCACCAGATTTTAATTTCATTGACAGAGTATTCGCTGTATATACTTATACTCTAACATTGTCATTAATTTCTGGATTATATTACTTTTGA